The following nucleotide sequence is from Phormidium ambiguum IAM M-71.
TAATTGTCTTCTATCTTCTTCAGCCTTTTCATGTTCAACTACAAACACATTGGAGTATAAATTAGCGATAATTTGTTTACCTTGCTGTGTTAATTGTAGATAACGAAGTGCATCTTTGATGTAAGGATAAACTCCATGCCAGTAAAACTTAGAATAGTTGCGTCGTAAGTCTCCCGGATGATGATAACTAAGAGCTTTATTAACTCCTGTTTCTTCAAATTCATAGTATAAAGAAGTGATTTTTTTCAGATAGCGAGGGTCGCTAAGTTGTCCAATTAAATCAGCGGCTCTCACTAATCCTGCGTAATTGACTGTATCCTGATGATCTTCGGCTGAAGGAACAGGAAAACGAGTCAGTTCAATGCTGCGCTTAATTATTTCCGCATCGATTAATTTGTGTCCGCCAAAGCGTTCAGTAATAAACAATTTTCCGCGATCGACATGATGAGGTGTCAGGCTAGCATCAGAAGCACCTGGAGCTAATTTTACCATGCCGCCATCTTTACCAGTGGCATAAAGTCCTTCTTCTTCTTTATCTTGACGGCAAACTCCTTTAACGTAACCAATATCATGACATAGTAAAGAAATGATGTAATGCAACCAATCTTCACAAGAAACTCCGCCTTCTCGGATATGTTTACCGCGTAAAATTTCTTGGCCTACTAAAGTCACTAAGATTGTATGTTCTACGTTATGATAAAGGGCATCGCTGTTGGCAATATTTTCTAGTGCCATACTACCAGCCCAGCCGATAATATCTTCGTAGTCAGTCTTTAATCCTCCGTAAGTGCGGCGATAACCTTCTCGCAGTTGTTCTACAAAGGTGTCAATTAGAATTTGTGTAGCATTGAACATTCTAGTTCCCCGCTGGTTCTTAGTTTTGATTTACAGGTATTTGCTGTTAGTTCCGGTTGAGTTACTTAAATAGTTTCTTTTAGAATCTAGCCCATAAGAGAAAAAGATTTCTCGGTTGAATAATATGGTAACGCAACCTAGCTTAGATCAAAGTTAGCTTTTTTACTGCTTTGTGGGTAGATGGGTGGAACTCCTGCGATCGCAACAGAAA
It contains:
- a CDS encoding Npun_R2479 family HD domain-containing metalloprotein → MFNATQILIDTFVEQLREGYRRTYGGLKTDYEDIIGWAGSMALENIANSDALYHNVEHTILVTLVGQEILRGKHIREGGVSCEDWLHYIISLLCHDIGYVKGVCRQDKEEEGLYATGKDGGMVKLAPGASDASLTPHHVDRGKLFITERFGGHKLIDAEIIKRSIELTRFPVPSAEDHQDTVNYAGLVRAADLIGQLSDPRYLKKITSLYYEFEETGVNKALSYHHPGDLRRNYSKFYWHGVYPYIKDALRYLQLTQQGKQIIANLYSNVFVVEHEKAEEDRRQLVEQLN